The following proteins are co-located in the Campylobacter concisus genome:
- the yedF gene encoding sulfurtransferase-like selenium metabolism protein YedF: protein MTTIDCRNLECPKPVIMTKNALDGLSEGESLEILVNALAPKENISRFLKNQNINFSLESNGNETKILATKGKNALELTNFDEFVCDITPKNNKVLYLNEEHAGSGEVGINLLSKFLGAFLQVEKKPKIIICVNNAVKITTNRSHPSFKPLKDLEAAGVKILSCGSCLEAYKLVSDLAIGEISNAYEIIDILSTHEQIKL, encoded by the coding sequence ATGACAACAATTGATTGTAGAAATTTAGAGTGTCCAAAACCAGTCATAATGACAAAAAATGCACTTGATGGCTTAAGTGAAGGTGAAAGCTTAGAAATTTTGGTAAATGCACTAGCCCCAAAAGAAAATATTTCAAGATTTTTAAAAAATCAAAATATAAACTTTAGCCTCGAAAGCAATGGCAACGAAACTAAAATTTTAGCTACAAAAGGCAAAAATGCGCTTGAGCTTACAAATTTTGATGAGTTTGTCTGCGACATAACACCAAAAAATAATAAAGTACTCTATCTGAATGAAGAGCACGCAGGAAGTGGCGAAGTAGGAATAAATTTACTATCAAAATTCTTAGGAGCATTTCTTCAAGTTGAGAAAAAACCAAAGATAATAATCTGCGTAAATAACGCTGTAAAGATAACTACAAACCGCTCACACCCAAGCTTTAAGCCGCTTAAAGATCTTGAAGCTGCTGGTGTTAAAATTTTAAGCTGCGGAAGCTGCTTGGAGGCTTATAAGCTAGTAAGCGATCTTGCGATTGGCGAAATTTCAAATGCTTATGAGATCATCGACATACTCTCAACTCACGAGCAAATCAAATTATGA
- the nspC gene encoding carboxynorspermidine decarboxylase, protein MNEILKSIKTPAYVCEEAKVRKNLELLKYVKEQSGAKILVALKGFAFSGVMDMVGSYLDGATCSGLHEAKFASEYVKGEIHTYSPAFKEEDFDEILKISKHITFNSFAQWKKFKGIALQNGIICGLRINPEVSLAPTDSYNPCGKFSRLGITRANFKSELLDGISGLHFHALCEESASSLQVVLEALEEKFGEFIPKMKWINMGGGHHITRADYDVELLINIIRRFREKYGVEVYLEPGEAVGWQTGFLISSVLDIVHNEKDIAILDTSAEAHMPDTVLMPYRPAVRGESENGKFAYRFGGNTCLAGDIVGLEVGDAEYKFDSELQIGDQVIFEDQIHYTIVKNTTFNGIKLPDLVLLKENGEIKMIREFGYEEYKRRN, encoded by the coding sequence ATGAACGAAATTTTAAAAAGTATAAAAACCCCAGCCTACGTCTGCGAAGAGGCAAAAGTACGTAAAAATTTAGAGCTTTTAAAATATGTCAAAGAGCAAAGCGGAGCTAAAATTTTAGTAGCACTTAAGGGCTTTGCATTTAGCGGAGTGATGGATATGGTTGGCTCTTATCTTGACGGTGCGACTTGTAGTGGGCTTCATGAGGCAAAATTTGCAAGTGAATACGTAAAAGGCGAGATCCACACGTATAGCCCAGCGTTTAAAGAGGAGGATTTTGATGAAATTTTAAAAATTTCAAAGCACATTACATTTAACTCTTTTGCGCAGTGGAAAAAATTCAAGGGTATTGCCCTGCAAAACGGCATTATCTGCGGTCTGCGCATAAATCCAGAGGTCTCGCTAGCCCCAACTGACAGCTACAATCCATGCGGTAAATTTAGCAGGCTTGGCATTACAAGGGCAAATTTTAAGTCTGAGCTTCTTGATGGTATTAGTGGGCTTCATTTTCATGCACTTTGCGAGGAGAGTGCGAGCAGCTTGCAGGTCGTGCTGGAGGCGCTTGAGGAGAAATTTGGCGAGTTTATACCAAAGATGAAGTGGATAAATATGGGCGGAGGACATCACATCACGAGGGCTGATTACGACGTGGAGCTGCTTATAAATATCATTAGGCGCTTTCGCGAGAAATATGGCGTTGAGGTCTATCTGGAGCCTGGTGAGGCCGTGGGCTGGCAGACTGGCTTTTTGATAAGTAGTGTGCTTGACATCGTGCATAACGAGAAAGATATCGCCATCCTTGATACCTCGGCCGAGGCGCACATGCCAGATACCGTGCTCATGCCGTATCGTCCGGCCGTTAGAGGTGAGAGTGAAAATGGCAAATTTGCTTATAGATTTGGCGGTAATACCTGCCTGGCTGGCGATATAGTGGGGCTTGAAGTGGGCGATGCAGAGTATAAATTTGATAGCGAGCTACAAATCGGCGATCAAGTCATCTTTGAAGATCAAATTCACTACACCATAGTGAAAAACACGACATTTAACGGCATTAAACTGCCTGATTTAGTGCTTTTAAAAGAAAATGGCGAGATTAAAATGATCCGCGAATTCGGATATGAAGAGTATAAACGCAGAAACTAA
- a CDS encoding NAD(P)H-dependent oxidoreductase, with the protein MNYLEILKFRHACKVFDESKKIGAGEFDFILEAGRLSPSSTGLEQWDILVVQNKELREKIKALSWNQAQITSCSHLVVVLAKIKEVKFGSTHVNKMIARNTNKDPEAVASRQKFYHDFLLANFKNDDELTFQWSHEQCMIIATNMMNAAASLGIDSCPIEGFDRHALNELLGLDESFQRVAIMVPFGYRLNPQPKKLRREISDIVTWIY; encoded by the coding sequence ATGAACTATCTTGAAATTTTAAAATTTCGTCACGCTTGCAAGGTTTTTGACGAAAGCAAAAAAATCGGTGCTGGAGAGTTTGATTTTATACTAGAAGCTGGCAGGTTAAGCCCTAGCTCAACTGGTCTTGAGCAGTGGGATATCTTAGTCGTTCAAAATAAAGAGCTTAGAGAAAAAATAAAAGCTCTTTCATGGAATCAAGCGCAAATCACATCTTGCTCGCATTTAGTTGTCGTTTTAGCTAAGATCAAAGAGGTGAAATTTGGAAGCACACACGTTAATAAAATGATCGCTAGAAATACCAATAAAGATCCTGAAGCCGTTGCTTCAAGGCAAAAATTTTATCATGACTTTTTGCTTGCAAATTTTAAAAATGATGATGAGCTAACATTTCAGTGGTCACATGAGCAGTGCATGATAATCGCCACGAATATGATGAATGCAGCCGCGAGTTTGGGCATTGATAGTTGTCCGATAGAAGGCTTTGACAGACATGCTTTAAATGAACTTTTGGGGCTTGATGAAAGCTTTCAAAGAGTGGCTATCATGGTGCCATTTGGCTACCGCCTAAATCCACAACCAAAAAAACTTCGTAGAGAAATTTCTGATATCGTTACTTGGATCTATTAA
- the selD gene encoding selenide, water dikinase SelD, translating into MIYHDKKLTQFVRAAGUAAKLDPSGLNKTISSLNLSHPNLLSSTNSNEDASVFKISSDLALVQTLDFITPVVNDPFIYGQIAAANSLSDVFAMGGEVINALNIVGFDSCNLAPEILGEILQGGADKVKECGGIIVGGHTIETQQMYYGLSVTGRVHPDKFWANNTAINGNVLILTKPLGSGILSTAIKADLLSIEQIKEAATIMAQLNFYALKALDDIKVYGATDVTGFGFLGHLSEMLNEKISFEIYEKNVPIIASAKEFANMGIIPEGSYKNREFAKHFIDKEADILLFDSQTSGGLLLAVGEKDAMLAVKRLKEVGYESSAIVGSAVSKSEFGIFLR; encoded by the coding sequence ATGATCTACCACGACAAAAAGCTTACGCAGTTCGTTAGAGCCGCTGGTTGAGCTGCTAAGCTTGACCCGTCGGGTCTAAACAAAACGATTAGTAGTTTAAATTTATCTCATCCAAATCTGCTCTCAAGCACCAATTCTAATGAGGATGCGAGTGTCTTTAAAATTTCAAGTGATCTTGCACTTGTTCAAACGCTTGATTTTATAACGCCTGTGGTAAACGATCCATTTATTTACGGTCAAATCGCTGCTGCAAATAGCCTAAGCGACGTCTTTGCAATGGGTGGCGAGGTGATAAATGCTCTAAACATCGTGGGCTTTGATAGCTGCAACTTGGCACCTGAAATTTTAGGCGAAATTTTACAAGGTGGGGCCGATAAAGTAAAAGAGTGTGGTGGTATAATCGTTGGCGGGCATACGATCGAGACACAGCAGATGTATTATGGGCTTAGCGTTACTGGAAGGGTACATCCTGATAAATTTTGGGCAAATAATACAGCCATAAATGGCAATGTTTTGATACTTACAAAGCCCCTTGGAAGCGGTATTTTAAGTACAGCAATAAAGGCCGATTTATTAAGCATTGAGCAAATAAAAGAGGCTGCAACTATCATGGCGCAGCTAAATTTTTATGCATTAAAGGCACTTGATGACATCAAAGTTTATGGCGCTACTGATGTGACTGGATTCGGCTTTTTGGGGCATTTAAGCGAAATGCTAAATGAAAAGATCAGTTTTGAAATTTATGAAAAAAACGTGCCAATCATTGCAAGTGCAAAGGAATTTGCCAATATGGGTATCATTCCAGAAGGAAGCTATAAAAACCGCGAATTTGCAAAGCATTTTATAGATAAAGAAGCTGACATTTTACTATTTGACTCACAAACTTCAGGCGGACTTTTGCTTGCAGTTGGTGAAAAGGACGCGATGCTTGCAGTAAAACGCTTAAAAGAAGTAGGTTATGAAAGCTCGGCTATCGTTGGCTCTGCGGTGTCAAAGAGCGAGTTTGGTATATTTTTAAGATAA
- a CDS encoding formate dehydrogenase subunit gamma, whose translation MTRILTLLFTLFVTAMATQGPTGVNQYNSAIWAAERIENIKPYEQGLGPIFTFIQGNDYFAIAALSIILAVIGAFALHFLIIGPKHFSHDGKKVFAFSLIIRIAHGLAAISWIILVPTGIIIMWGAELGGGTFVRFCRYLHDTATVIFAVSVLPMLFTWTKRMLPAIYDIRWMMIVGGYLSKKKRPVPAGKFNAGQKAWYWIAIPGGIVMIITGAIMYFTDFKEPAVASWFGLTQIDLLRYSVIIHNCLGIACAVFFLVHIYMAAIAIHGAIWSMITGYKEEEEVYVLHHYWYQELVRENKIPVSDYEKSYTNLK comes from the coding sequence ATGACGAGAATTCTTACTCTGCTTTTTACATTATTTGTAACAGCAATGGCAACTCAAGGACCAACTGGCGTCAATCAATATAATAGTGCTATTTGGGCGGCTGAAAGGATAGAAAATATCAAGCCATACGAACAAGGTTTGGGGCCGATATTTACTTTTATCCAAGGTAATGACTACTTTGCAATAGCAGCACTTTCTATCATTTTGGCTGTTATTGGAGCATTTGCATTACACTTTTTAATCATTGGACCAAAACATTTTAGTCATGATGGTAAAAAGGTGTTTGCTTTTTCATTGATCATACGTATAGCTCATGGTTTGGCAGCGATCTCATGGATCATTTTAGTGCCAACTGGTATCATCATTATGTGGGGTGCAGAGCTTGGCGGTGGAACATTTGTGCGTTTCTGTAGATACTTGCACGATACAGCAACTGTGATCTTTGCTGTTTCTGTGCTTCCTATGTTATTTACCTGGACAAAGAGAATGCTTCCGGCAATTTATGATATCAGATGGATGATGATAGTTGGTGGCTATTTATCAAAGAAAAAGAGACCTGTTCCAGCTGGCAAATTTAATGCTGGTCAAAAGGCATGGTACTGGATCGCTATCCCTGGTGGTATCGTTATGATAATTACTGGCGCGATTATGTATTTTACGGACTTCAAAGAGCCAGCGGTTGCTTCTTGGTTTGGTCTTACACAAATTGATCTTTTAAGATACAGCGTAATTATCCATAACTGTCTTGGCATTGCATGTGCAGTATTTTTCTTAGTTCATATTTATATGGCAGCTATTGCTATTCATGGTGCTATTTGGTCGATGATTACTGGATATAAAGAGGAAGAAGAAGTTTATGTTCTTCATCACTACTGGTACCAAGAGCTCGTTAGAGAGAATAAAATTCCAGTATCTGATTATGAAAAGTCTTATACAAATTTAAAATAA
- a CDS encoding molybdopterin synthase catalytic subunit — translation MQIYNGSLDVQSITNEWYERFKNKNCGALITFVGIVREEGGISALSFDIYEPILKKWLEAWEERAKKENAYVLFAHSKGDVAVHTSSYVAGVVSPQRKVALRLINEFVEDFKANAPIWKYDVINGERIYAKERSQAINGAGILA, via the coding sequence ATGCAAATTTATAATGGAAGCTTGGATGTTCAAAGCATCACAAACGAGTGGTATGAACGCTTTAAGAATAAAAACTGCGGTGCACTCATCACTTTTGTTGGGATCGTAAGAGAGGAAGGCGGCATTTCGGCGCTTAGCTTTGACATCTATGAGCCGATCCTTAAAAAATGGCTAGAAGCTTGGGAAGAGCGAGCCAAAAAAGAAAATGCCTACGTACTCTTTGCTCACTCAAAAGGTGATGTGGCCGTGCATACGAGCTCTTATGTTGCAGGCGTTGTGAGTCCTCAAAGAAAGGTCGCGCTAAGGCTTATAAACGAGTTTGTCGAGGACTTTAAGGCAAATGCGCCGATCTGGAAATATGATGTGATAAATGGCGAGAGAATTTATGCAAAAGAGCGCAGCCAAGCGATAAATGGTGCTGGAATTTTAGCTTAA
- a CDS encoding MoaD/ThiS family protein — MIEIEFLGPIGLENIKVEAKNLGEVKEALSDKEELKKWLNICAVAVNDEIVSDINFALKEGDKISILPPVCGG, encoded by the coding sequence GTGATAGAGATCGAATTTCTTGGGCCTATCGGGCTTGAAAATATAAAAGTAGAAGCAAAAAATTTAGGTGAAGTAAAAGAGGCTTTAAGCGATAAAGAAGAGCTTAAAAAATGGCTAAATATCTGTGCAGTTGCCGTAAATGACGAGATCGTAAGCGATATAAATTTTGCTCTAAAAGAAGGAGATAAAATTTCTATATTACCGCCAGTTTGTGGGGGCTAA
- a CDS encoding molybdate transport repressor has product MITKESKKDVFWALAFGLGLFIFSIVGYFYLALGAVSLFGIIIGALSAFFCVRKIFQNNFLRIEDDGFIITKGSKSIKFYFKDIEEIAIKSFGDKKKVETLSVKFRKNRLDRDACFGLVQPLGDDMIIIFDKYELSKFTISKELRDRLNNFRA; this is encoded by the coding sequence ATGATAACAAAAGAGAGTAAAAAAGATGTTTTTTGGGCACTAGCCTTTGGGCTTGGACTTTTTATATTTAGCATCGTTGGCTACTTTTATCTAGCTCTTGGTGCAGTGTCTCTCTTTGGCATCATCATTGGCGCTCTCTCAGCGTTCTTTTGTGTTAGAAAAATTTTTCAAAACAACTTTTTACGTATTGAAGATGATGGATTTATCATTACAAAAGGCTCAAAAAGCATAAAATTTTACTTTAAGGATATCGAAGAGATCGCCATTAAGAGCTTTGGTGATAAGAAAAAAGTTGAAACTTTAAGCGTAAAATTTAGAAAAAACCGTCTTGATAGAGATGCTTGCTTTGGATTAGTGCAACCACTAGGTGATGACATGATCATTATTTTTGACAAATACGAACTTTCAAAATTTACTATTTCAAAAGAGCTAAGAGATAGGCTTAATAATTTTAGAGCATAA
- a CDS encoding diguanylate cyclase domain-containing protein translates to MLEKQKTSLQIVKMFYTKAILLLLSFIFLALFVVCAGTNDIKYDLSSTNSNIKSSISNSFFIIKNDLFLKSKMVEAGLSDMLFDKNSTKNDLYIAFYVFDKNRNLIYSKRFLGADDIAEKDLSWLSLNETDAGKFTVSDRVYKNNRFRDVYASYGLKNGGSILVQIDIKFLQNYTNVDYDEKTKTYAYLVDKYGNLSRDEFYKKFDESMFLPYVSLGDEFKEDKIIFSLSHMGFYLISYMPEYKIFVITASTKHFHIFMQFVLFWLSIFCFISSLILWVRDVKFIKNRIMPALKEVRDTLDGDEYEIRRSLNLTEFEDIKNGINKLKIETKKATDGLEEYKSRFGYIFEQSFLKIVVYDAYSGDIIDASNAFLSSVGYTKDEIIELNLNDLIDGDFALFMQMKQDAQNSDMSFKIKLRTKDGSTKEGFLQESQIELRDSRLNFMLIHELDDEKFTKKDNEAINDYSFLSPNVIAEALSSDPFSIVRSTQNIDSVFKVPQDKKLINLKNLISPESLDEFAVNVSNESKKFFEKGSKNSEINLVANMQTNENNKTPFKIKVKFIDNGADKEQKIIYFFNDLSDIAKLQEKYDAELKYFQSILWASQALVFSWDKKSDTLYIPNTIAKSLGYALNGDMSINFERAKTIFVDEFVSFKDFFDLIKKGEVYDGEVRFYRADKEIIYVRIRAKAIAFYDGEVSVIKGTMQDLSVQNSFFSYQDLLAKIFSYAKEQIIMLDDDFRIIDANDAFFDTLNISRDKNFIEKIYSKDIINFKNGLKDIKDEILNSLKITGFWQGLIHDVRSKNRLEVISISKLLNAFGDQEGYILLASSANDDCYNKEYLEFIAYHDTLTGLPNRFLLFNKLDNLLKQAKKSLKIAAFYVDFDNFKSINDGYGHQVGDKILIEISKKIDEIFPKQGIFARIGGDEFIGAMPYENLGEIYETAENILRVGQSKISIDDDEKKLSVSIGISLSSDALSVDDLIERADWAMYQAKLNGKNKYYVFNSKKDTYFKNEYRDDSKIIEAIDAGEMFLLYQPEIDIKSGEVSSFEAFIRWKNGDKILRPSDFLPLAKGSKAVVAIALFTLKDALKARAVWLKEGINAKVRVNLCIKKLMTSEFFEKFKKLLKDEQLDANGLIIDIVDSASGVNLDDVVRYIDAYKELGVSFSLDDFASYSGSVEALGMLKTNRFNIDKRFCKQIFDSVEALKTIRMIKYVSDTFNFDVMIKNLEDKSMLEIFVGFGFSRFQGRLFAPELSLDDVLKFKFALSSPLNVRNFQDDENYNMLCKIVGAKELMTRLINLLKCDEKVSEKLKSEIANQVDDIRIINEKLAEILDTILVKIDKENVINLANEAILLCDNDLNLSGANK, encoded by the coding sequence GTGCTTGAGAAACAAAAAACCAGCCTTCAAATAGTAAAAATGTTTTATACAAAGGCTATTTTACTTTTACTCTCATTTATATTTTTAGCATTATTTGTAGTTTGTGCCGGCACGAACGATATAAAATATGATCTTAGCTCAACTAATTCAAATATAAAATCATCAATCTCAAATAGCTTTTTTATAATAAAAAACGATCTATTTTTAAAGTCAAAAATGGTTGAAGCAGGTCTTAGTGATATGCTATTTGATAAAAATTCAACAAAAAACGATCTTTATATAGCTTTTTACGTTTTTGATAAAAATAGAAATTTAATCTATTCAAAGAGATTTTTAGGTGCTGATGACATAGCTGAAAAGGATCTATCTTGGCTTAGTTTAAACGAGACAGATGCTGGAAAATTTACAGTATCGGATCGAGTTTATAAAAACAATCGTTTTAGAGACGTTTATGCATCTTATGGACTAAAAAATGGAGGCAGCATTTTAGTTCAAATTGATATAAAATTTTTGCAAAACTACACTAATGTAGATTACGATGAGAAAACCAAAACTTATGCTTATTTGGTAGATAAATATGGAAATTTATCAAGAGATGAGTTTTATAAAAAATTTGATGAATCGATGTTTTTGCCTTATGTGAGTCTTGGCGACGAGTTTAAAGAGGATAAAATAATATTTTCTTTAAGCCATATGGGCTTTTATCTCATAAGCTATATGCCAGAGTATAAAATTTTTGTTATTACTGCTTCAACGAAGCATTTTCATATCTTTATGCAGTTTGTGTTATTTTGGCTATCGATCTTTTGTTTTATATCTTCTTTAATTTTATGGGTTAGAGATGTAAAATTTATAAAAAATAGAATAATGCCAGCTTTAAAAGAGGTAAGAGATACTTTAGATGGCGATGAATACGAGATAAGACGAAGCCTTAATTTAACAGAATTTGAAGATATAAAAAATGGAATAAATAAGCTAAAGATAGAAACTAAAAAAGCAACTGATGGTCTAGAAGAATACAAAAGTAGATTTGGCTATATTTTTGAACAAAGCTTTTTAAAAATAGTAGTTTATGATGCTTATAGCGGCGATATTATTGATGCTAGTAATGCATTTTTATCTTCCGTTGGCTATACAAAAGATGAGATTATAGAGCTAAATTTAAATGATTTAATAGATGGCGATTTTGCATTATTTATGCAAATGAAACAAGACGCTCAAAATAGCGATATGAGCTTTAAAATCAAGCTAAGAACAAAAGATGGCAGCACTAAAGAGGGATTTTTACAAGAGTCGCAGATCGAGCTAAGGGATTCTAGGCTAAATTTTATGCTTATACACGAGCTTGACGATGAAAAATTTACGAAAAAGGATAACGAAGCAATAAATGATTATTCGTTTTTATCGCCAAATGTAATAGCAGAAGCATTAAGCAGCGATCCATTTTCTATCGTAAGAAGTACTCAAAATATCGATAGTGTCTTTAAAGTCCCGCAAGATAAGAAGCTTATAAATTTAAAAAATCTAATAAGTCCTGAAAGTTTAGATGAGTTTGCTGTAAATGTTTCTAATGAATCTAAAAAATTCTTTGAAAAAGGTAGCAAAAATAGCGAGATAAATCTCGTAGCCAATATGCAAACAAATGAAAACAACAAAACGCCATTTAAGATAAAAGTAAAATTTATTGATAATGGTGCTGACAAAGAGCAAAAAATCATCTACTTTTTTAATGACCTAAGCGATATAGCAAAGTTGCAAGAAAAATATGATGCTGAATTAAAATATTTTCAAAGCATACTTTGGGCAAGCCAAGCGCTTGTCTTTTCATGGGATAAAAAAAGCGACACCCTTTATATCCCAAATACTATCGCCAAGTCGCTCGGATATGCATTAAATGGGGATATGAGTATAAATTTTGAACGCGCAAAAACTATATTTGTAGATGAATTTGTAAGCTTTAAGGACTTTTTTGACCTTATAAAAAAAGGTGAAGTATATGATGGCGAAGTGCGTTTTTATAGGGCTGATAAAGAGATTATTTATGTAAGGATTAGAGCAAAAGCAATAGCTTTTTATGATGGTGAAGTAAGCGTCATAAAGGGCACAATGCAAGATCTTAGTGTGCAAAATAGCTTTTTTTCTTATCAAGACCTTTTAGCAAAAATTTTCTCATACGCAAAAGAGCAAATTATTATGCTTGATGATGATTTTAGGATCATAGATGCTAATGACGCTTTTTTCGATACGCTTAACATTTCTAGAGATAAAAATTTTATAGAGAAAATTTACTCAAAAGATATAATAAATTTTAAAAACGGACTAAAAGATATTAAAGATGAAATTTTAAATTCACTTAAAATAACTGGCTTTTGGCAAGGTCTTATTCATGATGTTCGAAGCAAAAATAGACTCGAAGTCATAAGTATAAGCAAGCTTTTAAACGCGTTTGGCGATCAAGAGGGATATATATTGTTAGCTTCAAGCGCAAATGATGATTGCTACAATAAAGAGTATCTCGAATTTATCGCTTATCACGATACGCTGACTGGGCTGCCAAATAGATTTTTACTTTTTAATAAGCTAGATAATCTGCTAAAACAAGCGAAAAAAAGCTTAAAAATAGCAGCATTTTATGTTGATTTTGATAATTTTAAATCGATAAATGACGGATACGGACATCAAGTAGGCGATAAAATCCTAATAGAAATTTCAAAAAAAATAGATGAAATTTTTCCAAAACAAGGAATATTTGCAAGAATAGGCGGGGATGAGTTTATAGGTGCTATGCCTTATGAAAATTTGGGAGAAATTTACGAGACTGCTGAGAACATCTTAAGAGTTGGCCAGAGTAAAATTTCTATTGATGATGATGAGAAAAAACTTAGCGTAAGTATTGGTATTAGTTTAAGTAGCGATGCACTTAGTGTTGATGATCTAATTGAAAGAGCTGATTGGGCTATGTATCAAGCAAAGCTTAATGGAAAAAATAAATATTATGTATTTAATTCGAAAAAAGATACATACTTTAAAAATGAATATAGAGATGACTCAAAGATCATTGAAGCTATCGATGCTGGTGAGATGTTCTTGCTTTATCAGCCTGAGATTGATATAAAAAGCGGGGAAGTTAGTAGCTTTGAGGCATTTATTAGATGGAAAAATGGCGATAAGATATTAAGGCCATCAGACTTCTTGCCACTTGCAAAAGGCTCAAAAGCAGTTGTTGCTATCGCATTATTTACACTAAAAGATGCTTTAAAAGCTAGGGCTGTATGGCTAAAAGAGGGGATAAATGCAAAAGTTAGAGTAAATTTATGCATTAAAAAGCTAATGACATCTGAGTTTTTTGAGAAATTTAAAAAGCTTTTAAAAGATGAGCAACTAGACGCTAATGGGCTAATCATAGATATCGTTGACTCTGCAAGTGGCGTAAATTTAGATGATGTTGTTAGATATATTGATGCTTATAAGGAGCTAGGCGTTAGCTTTTCGCTTGATGATTTTGCATCTTATTCAGGCTCGGTAGAAGCTTTAGGCATGTTAAAAACAAATAGATTTAATATAGATAAAAGATTTTGCAAACAAATTTTTGATTCAGTAGAAGCACTAAAGACCATACGCATGATAAAGTATGTATCAGATACATTTAATTTTGATGTCATGATAAAAAATTTAGAAGATAAAAGCATGCTTGAAATTTTTGTCGGGTTTGGCTTTAGCAGATTTCAAGGACGGCTTTTTGCGCCAGAGCTTAGCCTGGATGATGTACTCAAATTTAAATTCGCTCTATCATCTCCGCTAAATGTAAGAAATTTTCAAGATGATGAGAACTACAATATGCTTTGCAAAATAGTAGGTGCAAAAGAGCTTATGACTCGTTTGATAAATTTGCTTAAATGCGATGAAAAAGTAAGCGAAAAATTAAAAAGTGAAATAGCAAATCAAGTAGATGATATCAGAATAATAAATGAAAAATTAGCTGAAATTTTAGATACGATCCTTGTAAAAATAGACAAAGAGAACGTAATAAATTTAGCTAATGAGGCAATTTTGTTATGCGATAATGATCTAAATTTGAGTGGAGCGAATAAATAA
- a CDS encoding ATP phosphoribosyltransferase regulatory subunit has product MNENALNVYEHEIPNGSKLYFASSAKLKRQIEQKASEILENEGFSEIVTPFFSYHQHLSVDATNLLRFSDSLNHEISLRADSTVDTVRIVLRRLKANESKRWFYIQPVFRYPSQEIYQIGAELIGENDVLKSINIVAKLLNELKMDTFLQVSNIQIPRVICEILSVPIEIFENGQMEKILSQNVPWLSALALLKSVDELDEVIKISPSKLKEPLENLRNLASSLEYKNLRIVPLYYSKMRYYDSLFFRFLRNNSIIASGGSYEIDGKINSGFAVYTDALIEEKINLRK; this is encoded by the coding sequence ATGAATGAAAATGCTTTAAATGTTTATGAGCATGAAATCCCAAATGGAAGCAAGCTATACTTTGCCAGTAGCGCAAAGCTAAAGAGGCAGATCGAGCAAAAAGCTAGTGAAATTTTAGAAAATGAAGGCTTTAGCGAGATCGTAACGCCATTTTTCTCATATCACCAGCATTTAAGTGTAGATGCTACAAATCTTTTACGTTTTAGCGATAGCCTAAATCACGAAATAAGCCTAAGAGCTGATAGCACGGTAGATACTGTAAGGATCGTACTTAGAAGGCTAAAGGCAAATGAATCAAAAAGATGGTTTTATATCCAGCCAGTCTTTCGCTATCCAAGTCAAGAAATTTACCAAATTGGAGCCGAGTTAATCGGTGAAAATGATGTTTTAAAAAGCATAAATATCGTAGCAAAGCTTCTTAATGAGCTAAAAATGGATACATTTTTGCAAGTGAGCAATATACAAATTCCAAGAGTGATTTGTGAAATTTTAAGCGTGCCTATTGAAATTTTTGAAAATGGGCAAATGGAGAAAATTTTATCTCAAAATGTTCCATGGCTAAGCGCTCTTGCTCTTTTAAAGTCAGTTGATGAACTGGATGAAGTGATTAAAATTTCTCCAAGCAAACTAAAAGAACCGCTTGAAAATTTGAGAAATTTAGCCAGTTCTTTAGAATATAAAAATTTAAGAATAGTTCCGCTATATTACTCGAAAATGAGATATTACGATAGTTTATTTTTTAGATTTTTAAGAAATAACAGCATAATAGCAAGCGGCGGTAGCTACGAAATAGACGGAAAAATAAATAGTGGTTTTGCTGTTTATACAGATGCATTGATAGAAGAAAAA